The Mesorhizobium koreense genome includes a window with the following:
- a CDS encoding NADP-dependent isocitrate dehydrogenase, protein MSKIKVANPVVELDGDEMTRIIWQAIKDKLIHPYLDIDLKYYDLGVEHRDATDDKVTIEAAEAIKKYGVGVKCATITPDEARVEEFHLKKMWKSPNGTIRNILGGTIFREPIICKNVPRLVPGWTQPIIVGRHAYGDQYRATDFRFPGKGKLTIKFVGEDGKVIEHEVFDAPGSGVAMAMYNLDESIREFARASLNYGLLRGYPVYLSTKNTILKAYDGRFKDLFQEVFDKEFAAAFKEKKLTYEHRLIDDMVASSLKWSGGYVWACKNYDGDVQSDTVAQGFGSLGLMTSVLMTPDGKTVEAEAAHGTVTRHYRQHQKGQETSTNSIASIFAWTRGLAHRAKLDGNDQLKKFADTLEKVCVATVESGFMTKDLALLIGPDQRWLSTTGFLDKVDENLQKAMG, encoded by the coding sequence ATGAGCAAGATCAAAGTTGCCAATCCCGTCGTCGAACTCGACGGAGACGAGATGACCCGCATCATCTGGCAGGCGATCAAGGACAAGCTCATCCACCCCTATCTCGATATCGACCTCAAATATTACGACCTCGGCGTCGAACACCGCGACGCCACCGATGACAAGGTGACGATCGAGGCCGCCGAGGCCATCAAGAAATACGGTGTCGGCGTCAAATGCGCGACCATCACCCCGGACGAGGCGCGCGTCGAGGAATTCCACCTCAAGAAGATGTGGAAGTCGCCCAACGGCACCATCCGCAACATCCTGGGCGGTACGATCTTCCGCGAGCCGATCATCTGCAAGAACGTTCCGCGCCTGGTGCCCGGCTGGACACAGCCGATCATCGTCGGTCGCCACGCCTATGGCGACCAGTACCGCGCCACCGATTTCCGCTTTCCAGGCAAGGGCAAGCTGACGATCAAGTTCGTCGGCGAGGACGGCAAGGTGATCGAGCACGAAGTGTTCGACGCGCCCGGTTCGGGCGTGGCGATGGCCATGTACAATCTTGACGAATCCATCCGCGAATTCGCGCGCGCCTCACTCAACTACGGCCTGCTGCGCGGCTATCCGGTCTATCTGTCCACCAAGAACACGATCCTCAAGGCCTATGACGGCCGCTTCAAGGACCTGTTCCAGGAGGTGTTCGACAAGGAATTCGCCGCCGCCTTCAAGGAAAAGAAGCTGACCTACGAGCACCGGCTGATCGACGACATGGTCGCGTCGAGCCTGAAATGGTCGGGCGGCTATGTCTGGGCCTGCAAGAACTATGACGGCGACGTGCAGTCCGACACGGTGGCGCAGGGTTTCGGCTCGCTCGGCCTGATGACCTCGGTGCTGATGACGCCGGACGGTAAGACCGTCGAGGCGGAAGCCGCGCACGGCACTGTCACCCGCCACTATCGGCAGCATCAGAAGGGTCAGGAGACCTCGACCAACTCCATCGCCTCGATCTTCGCCTGGACGCGCGGGCTGGCGCACCGCGCCAAGCTCGATGGCAACGATCAATTGAAGAAGTTCGCCGACACGCTGGAGAAGGTCTGCGTCGCTACCGTCGAAAGCGGCTTCATGACCAAGGACCTCGCGCTCCTGATCGGCCCGGACCAGCGCTGGCTCTCCACCACCGGCTTCCTCGACAAGGTTGACGAGAATTTGCAAAAGGCCATGGGCTGA
- the murI gene encoding glutamate racemase encodes MTDAPILFFDSGIGGLTVLREARVLMPGRRFVYVADDAAFPYGNWEEAALQEHIAGVFGRLLERHRPAISVIACNTASTLAIADLRQRFPKELFVGTVPAIKPAAERTRSGLVSVLATPGTVKRQYTRDLIRQWASKCHVRLVGSVNLAALAEAYMRDGFVDEAVVKTEITPCFMERDGGRTDIVVLACTHYPFLVNRMRKTAPWPVDWIDPAEAIARRALSLLPPDGVAEPSHGDDVAIFTSGRPNPATRRLMHGFGLTVEG; translated from the coding sequence ATGACTGACGCTCCGATCCTCTTCTTCGATTCCGGTATCGGCGGGTTGACCGTGCTGCGCGAGGCGCGCGTGCTGATGCCCGGCCGGCGCTTCGTCTATGTCGCGGACGACGCCGCCTTTCCCTACGGCAATTGGGAGGAGGCCGCGCTACAGGAACACATCGCCGGTGTTTTCGGGCGGCTGTTGGAAAGGCACCGGCCGGCGATTTCCGTCATCGCCTGCAACACGGCATCGACGCTCGCCATCGCCGACCTGCGCCAGCGCTTTCCCAAGGAGCTTTTCGTCGGGACCGTGCCGGCGATCAAGCCGGCGGCGGAGCGGACGCGCTCGGGCCTTGTTTCCGTCCTTGCCACCCCCGGCACGGTCAAGCGGCAATATACGCGCGACCTCATTCGCCAATGGGCATCGAAATGCCATGTGCGCCTCGTCGGCAGCGTCAATCTCGCGGCACTTGCGGAGGCTTATATGCGCGACGGTTTCGTCGACGAGGCGGTTGTGAAGACGGAGATCACGCCCTGCTTTATGGAGCGCGACGGCGGCCGCACCGATATCGTCGTTCTCGCCTGCACGCACTATCCGTTTCTCGTCAATCGCATGCGTAAGACCGCGCCCTGGCCGGTAGACTGGATCGACCCGGCCGAGGCGATCGCGCGGCGGGCGCTTTCGCTGCTGCCGCCGGACGGTGTGGCCGAACCCTCCCATGGCGACGATGTCGCGATCTTCACTTCGGGGCGGCCCAATCCCGCGACGCGAAGACTGATGCACGGCTTCGGATTGACGGTGGAAGGCTGA
- a CDS encoding MFS transporter has translation MSLLFVTVFMPNGFYLPYFPLWLRESGFGPEQIGILLALPMFVRVVTGPTISALADRAPDRVPVLMLLALCSAAAASGYFLPPVYALVLAISLVFSFFWGPQGPLADSLALSGVRRYGSEYPKMRVWGSVAFLTANICGGWIINRTGVAAFPWLLVGALVSIAFMCFIAPRLGRPRRPALDPVEVLPRAAPVFRNPYFVLFLLSSALAQASHAQLYTFGTIYWESVGIGGTAIGFLWAFSVMAEVVMFTVFRRLFGRFPSSVVLAIGSVVAIARWTLFPFVDPLGLGLAGFFLVQGIHAFSFSAVFLATQKMLAETVPEERIGAAQGAAYFANNTLLATLTLAAGPLYRAFGPESFATMAGVAAVGLLLALACVRLAPERGRGRQDDRTIIDEAG, from the coding sequence ATGTCGCTGCTCTTCGTCACGGTCTTCATGCCGAACGGCTTCTATCTGCCGTATTTTCCGCTCTGGCTGCGTGAGTCCGGCTTCGGTCCGGAACAGATCGGCATCCTGCTGGCGCTTCCCATGTTCGTGCGGGTCGTGACCGGGCCGACGATCTCGGCGCTGGCCGACCGCGCGCCGGACCGCGTGCCGGTGCTGATGCTGCTCGCGCTTTGCTCGGCGGCAGCGGCCTCCGGCTATTTCCTGCCGCCGGTCTATGCGCTGGTTCTCGCCATTTCGCTCGTCTTCTCCTTCTTCTGGGGGCCACAGGGCCCGCTTGCCGATTCGCTGGCGCTGTCCGGCGTGCGCCGCTACGGCTCCGAATACCCGAAGATGCGCGTCTGGGGATCGGTGGCCTTCCTCACCGCCAACATATGCGGCGGCTGGATCATCAACCGCACGGGCGTAGCGGCCTTCCCATGGCTTCTCGTCGGCGCGCTCGTCAGCATCGCCTTCATGTGCTTCATAGCGCCACGCCTCGGAAGGCCGCGGCGGCCGGCGCTTGATCCGGTCGAGGTGCTGCCGCGTGCGGCGCCGGTATTCCGGAATCCCTATTTCGTGCTTTTCCTGCTCTCCTCCGCGCTGGCGCAGGCGAGCCACGCGCAACTCTACACGTTCGGTACCATCTACTGGGAATCGGTCGGCATCGGCGGAACGGCGATCGGCTTCCTGTGGGCTTTCTCGGTGATGGCGGAAGTTGTGATGTTCACTGTCTTCCGAAGGCTTTTCGGCCGTTTTCCCTCCTCTGTCGTTCTTGCGATCGGCTCCGTCGTCGCGATAGCGCGATGGACACTCTTTCCCTTTGTCGATCCGCTCGGCCTGGGGCTTGCCGGGTTTTTCCTTGTTCAGGGCATACACGCCTTTTCCTTCTCCGCCGTGTTCCTGGCGACGCAGAAGATGCTCGCCGAGACGGTTCCCGAAGAACGGATCGGCGCGGCGCAGGGTGCGGCCTATTTCGCCAACAACACGCTCCTCGCAACGCTCACGCTGGCGGCCGGCCCGCTCTATCGCGCCTTCGGGCCGGAGAGCTTTGCGACGATGGCAGGTGTCGCAGCGGTCGGCCTCCTCCTCGCTCTGGCGTGCGTGAGGCTAGCCCCAGAGCGCGGACGCGGGCGGCAGGACGACCGAACCATTATAGACGAGGCCGGGTGA
- the aqpZ gene encoding aquaporin Z, protein MQKKLAAEFLGTFWLVFCGCGYVLFGPTFGNGTVISMLGIGVTFGLTVLTMAYAVGNISGGHFNPAVSVGMAVAGRMPIGDLIGYIIAQVVAGIVAGGLLYLIATGKGDFTIGNFASNGYGEASPGHYSMLAALIVEIVMTAFFIFVIAATTSPKAPAGFAPLAIGLTLTVIHLGSLPITGTSVNPARSTGTAIFADGPALSQLWLFWVAPIIGGIIGALVWKGLFGDEE, encoded by the coding sequence ATGCAAAAGAAACTCGCGGCGGAATTTCTTGGAACTTTCTGGCTCGTCTTCTGCGGTTGCGGCTATGTGCTGTTCGGGCCGACATTCGGCAACGGCACGGTCATCAGCATGCTCGGCATCGGGGTGACGTTCGGTCTGACCGTGCTGACGATGGCCTATGCGGTCGGCAACATCTCGGGCGGGCATTTCAACCCGGCGGTCTCCGTCGGCATGGCCGTCGCCGGCCGCATGCCGATCGGGGACCTTATCGGCTATATCATCGCGCAGGTGGTGGCCGGCATTGTCGCCGGCGGCTTGCTCTATCTGATCGCGACCGGCAAGGGCGACTTCACCATCGGCAATTTCGCCAGCAACGGCTATGGCGAGGCATCCCCCGGCCACTATTCGATGCTCGCGGCATTGATCGTGGAAATCGTGATGACCGCCTTCTTCATTTTCGTCATCGCGGCGACCACCAGCCCAAAGGCGCCGGCCGGCTTCGCGCCGCTCGCAATCGGCCTGACGCTCACCGTGATCCATCTGGGCTCGCTGCCCATCACCGGCACGTCGGTCAATCCCGCGCGTTCGACGGGCACGGCAATTTTCGCCGACGGCCCCGCGCTCAGCCAGCTCTGGCTCTTCTGGGTGGCGCCCATCATCGGCGGCATTATCGGGGCGTTGGTGTGGAAGGGATTGTTCGGCGACGAAGAATAG
- a CDS encoding type II toxin-antitoxin system Phd/YefM family antitoxin, which translates to MKTFTLTELNNKSGEVAEAAFRGPVDITSRGKRKFVLMTAEDFDRLRELGAQRAYRTDRLSGEERKLFLAGLDEVAARDGGDD; encoded by the coding sequence ATGAAGACATTTACGCTTACCGAACTCAACAATAAATCCGGAGAGGTTGCCGAGGCCGCCTTTCGCGGTCCCGTCGACATAACCAGCCGCGGTAAGCGCAAATTTGTGCTCATGACGGCCGAGGATTTCGACCGCTTGAGAGAACTTGGCGCACAGCGCGCTTACCGCACCGACAGATTGAGCGGCGAGGAACGGAAACTGTTCCTCGCCGGGCTTGACGAGGTCGCGGCCCGCGACGGTGGCGATGACTGA
- a CDS encoding fumarylacetoacetate hydrolase family protein produces MKLVRFGEKGREKPGVIDKDGAIRDVSSLVSDFSPETISPSLKQKLEQADLSSLPLAPKGARFGAPLSRTGHFIAIGLNYADHAAETGAPIPEEPIIFSKAPNCLSGPNDDVLMPKGSKKLDWEVELAVIIGKRCDYVEEKNALDHVFGYAVCNDVSEREFQIERGGQWMKGKGCPTFGPVGPWIATTDEIADPQKLAMFLDVNGKRMQNGSSSTMIFSVAHVVSYLSQFMVLEPGDIITTGTPPGVGLGMKPPVFLKNGDTIRLGIAGLGEQAQKVVAR; encoded by the coding sequence TTGAAACTGGTGCGATTTGGAGAAAAGGGGCGCGAAAAGCCTGGCGTGATCGACAAGGACGGTGCCATTCGCGACGTGTCCTCGCTGGTGAGCGATTTTTCGCCCGAGACGATTTCCCCTTCCTTGAAACAGAAGCTGGAACAGGCCGACCTTTCCTCTCTGCCGCTGGCGCCGAAGGGGGCACGGTTCGGTGCACCGCTGTCACGCACCGGGCATTTCATTGCCATCGGGTTGAACTATGCCGATCACGCGGCGGAAACCGGCGCTCCGATCCCCGAGGAGCCGATCATCTTCTCCAAGGCGCCGAATTGCCTTTCGGGCCCGAACGACGACGTGCTGATGCCCAAGGGCTCGAAGAAACTCGACTGGGAAGTGGAGCTTGCCGTGATCATCGGCAAACGCTGCGACTATGTCGAGGAGAAGAACGCGCTCGATCACGTCTTCGGCTATGCGGTCTGCAACGACGTCTCCGAGCGCGAATTCCAGATCGAGCGCGGCGGCCAGTGGATGAAGGGCAAGGGTTGCCCGACCTTCGGTCCGGTCGGCCCGTGGATCGCCACGACGGACGAGATCGCCGACCCGCAGAAGCTTGCCATGTTCCTCGACGTGAACGGCAAGCGCATGCAGAACGGCAGCAGTTCGACCATGATCTTCTCCGTCGCGCATGTCGTTTCCTATCTGTCGCAGTTCATGGTGCTCGAACCGGGCGATATCATCACCACCGGGACACCGCCCGGCGTCGGACTCGGCATGAAGCCGCCCGTCTTCCTGAAGAATGGCGACACCATCCGTCTCGGGATTGCCGGGCTCGGCGAACAGGCGCAGAAGGTCGTAGCTCGGTAG
- a CDS encoding RNA methyltransferase, protein MALTIMAGTDREQTLLTDGPAIILVEPQLGENIGMVARAMANFGLSELRLVNPRDGWPSEKARAAASRADHVIDNVAVFDDLASAIADLNFVFATTARQRDNFKPVRGPVEAGRALRSRFLVGEKTGILFGRERFGLFNEEVGLADEIVTFPVNPAFASLNIAQAVLLMAYEWMKSGLEHETDTAFASPEMRPAPKEYLVGFLTHLEDALSARGYFRPAPKKPKMIDNLRAVLTRPGFTEAEIKVLRGVVASLDYFSPKEPRGAGYPERKARADRKAGAGRGDHD, encoded by the coding sequence ATGGCATTGACGATCATGGCAGGCACGGACCGCGAGCAAACCCTTTTGACCGATGGTCCGGCGATCATCCTCGTCGAACCGCAGCTTGGCGAGAATATCGGCATGGTGGCGCGCGCCATGGCCAATTTCGGCCTGTCTGAACTGCGTCTAGTCAATCCTCGCGACGGCTGGCCGAGCGAGAAGGCACGTGCGGCGGCAAGCCGTGCCGATCACGTCATCGACAATGTCGCAGTGTTCGACGACCTCGCTTCGGCGATTGCCGACCTCAATTTCGTCTTCGCCACCACGGCGCGCCAGCGTGACAATTTCAAGCCGGTACGCGGTCCGGTCGAGGCGGGCAGGGCGCTGCGTTCCCGCTTCCTCGTCGGCGAGAAGACCGGCATCCTGTTCGGCCGCGAGCGGTTCGGCCTCTTCAACGAAGAGGTCGGGCTCGCAGACGAGATCGTCACCTTTCCTGTCAACCCCGCCTTCGCATCGCTCAATATCGCGCAAGCGGTGCTGCTGATGGCCTATGAATGGATGAAGTCGGGACTGGAGCACGAGACCGACACGGCTTTTGCCAGCCCAGAAATGCGGCCGGCACCTAAGGAATATCTGGTCGGCTTCCTTACGCACCTTGAGGATGCGCTTTCCGCGCGCGGCTATTTTCGGCCGGCGCCTAAGAAGCCGAAGATGATAGACAATCTCCGTGCCGTGTTGACGCGTCCGGGTTTTACCGAGGCCGAGATCAAGGTGCTGCGCGGGGTCGTCGCTTCGCTCGACTATTTCTCGCCGAAGGAGCCGCGCGGGGCCGGCTATCCCGAACGCAAGGCCAGGGCCGACCGGAAAGCAGGCGCCGGACGCGGCGATCATGACTGA
- a CDS encoding PRC-barrel domain-containing protein, with protein sequence MQTIDRLMAVAGMAAVLLSSNSAAALAQGGWGKAADSAVVPAFGMSADDVEDLDVVNAAGDRIGEVEDVLTKGGAPAALGVDFKGFSGYSPGKDLNVVVPLDEFTLLDKKRLKLKTDPAAVKTMETYPD encoded by the coding sequence ATGCAGACGATCGACAGGCTAATGGCTGTCGCCGGCATGGCGGCGGTTCTTCTTTCCAGCAATTCAGCCGCCGCGCTCGCGCAGGGCGGCTGGGGAAAGGCCGCCGACAGCGCCGTGGTGCCGGCCTTCGGCATGAGCGCCGACGATGTCGAGGATCTCGATGTGGTCAATGCCGCCGGCGACAGGATCGGCGAGGTCGAGGACGTCCTGACCAAGGGTGGTGCTCCCGCGGCGCTCGGCGTCGACTTCAAGGGTTTCAGCGGCTATTCGCCCGGCAAGGACCTCAACGTCGTCGTTCCGCTCGATGAATTCACCCTTCTCGACAAGAAGCGGCTAAAGCTGAAGACCGATCCGGCAGCGGTGAAGACAATGGAAACTTATCCGGATTGA
- a CDS encoding NADP-dependent malic enzyme has protein sequence MSDTISEKPIRSDLDEAALFFHKHPRPGKLEIQATKPLGNQRDLALAYSPGVAAPCLAIRDEPALAADYTSRANLVGVVSNGSAVLGLGNIGPLASKPVMEGKAVLFKKFAGIDVFDIEINAPEIDQMVETVAALEPTFGGINLEDIKAPECFEVEERLKARMAIPVFHDDQHGTAIIVAAAVLNGLELAGKKLDEVKIVTSGAGAAALACLNLLVSLGARHDNIWVTDRHGVAYKGRVEEMDRWKDPYVKDTNARTLADVIGGADVFLGLSAAGVLKPELLAEMGERPLILALANPVPEIMPEAARKARPDAMICTGRSDFPNQVNNVLCFPYIFRGALDCGATAINEEMKMAAVRAIADLAREEPSDVAARAYSEETPTFGPDYLIPSPFDPRLILRIAPAVAEAASESGVATRPIAEMDAYIDRLNRFVFRSGLIMKPVFSAAKAAGAQRVIYADGEDERVLRAAQVVREEGIATPILIGRPHVIETRLKRYGLKIRPGTDFELINPEDDPRYRDYVDLLIRLAGRRGMTQEAARTMVRTNTTIIAALAMMRDEADAMICGLEGRYERHLRNVDLIIGRKTGASHLAALSMLISQRGITFFTDTYVNMDPSANEIAEFTILAAEEIRRFGLEPKAALLSHSNFGSKDSPSALKMREAAAILKRIAPDLETDGEMHGDAALDERQRQRVFPHSTLQGEANLLVFPDLDAANITLNTVKAMLDALHVGPILLGTARPAHILTPSVTSRGVVNMTALSAVEASQKAAAKA, from the coding sequence ATGAGCGACACTATTTCAGAAAAGCCGATCCGCTCCGATCTCGACGAAGCGGCGCTTTTCTTCCACAAGCACCCCCGCCCCGGCAAGCTGGAGATCCAGGCGACCAAGCCGCTCGGCAATCAGCGCGACCTGGCGCTCGCCTACTCGCCGGGCGTGGCCGCGCCCTGCCTTGCTATCCGCGACGAGCCCGCGCTTGCCGCGGACTACACCAGTCGCGCCAATCTCGTTGGCGTTGTTTCCAACGGTTCGGCCGTGCTTGGGCTTGGCAATATCGGGCCGCTGGCATCGAAACCGGTGATGGAGGGCAAGGCCGTCCTGTTCAAGAAATTTGCCGGCATCGACGTCTTCGACATCGAAATCAATGCGCCGGAAATCGATCAGATGGTCGAGACGGTGGCGGCGCTGGAACCGACTTTCGGCGGCATCAATCTCGAGGACATCAAGGCGCCCGAGTGTTTCGAGGTGGAGGAGCGGCTGAAGGCGCGGATGGCCATCCCTGTCTTCCACGACGACCAGCACGGCACGGCGATCATCGTCGCGGCGGCTGTTCTGAACGGACTGGAGCTTGCCGGCAAGAAGCTCGACGAAGTCAAGATTGTCACTTCGGGCGCGGGTGCTGCCGCGCTCGCCTGCCTCAACCTGCTGGTCTCGCTTGGCGCGCGCCATGACAATATCTGGGTCACCGACCGCCACGGCGTCGCCTACAAGGGCCGCGTTGAGGAGATGGATCGCTGGAAGGACCCTTACGTCAAGGACACCAATGCGCGAACACTCGCCGATGTGATCGGCGGAGCCGATGTATTCCTCGGACTGTCGGCAGCCGGCGTGCTGAAGCCTGAACTTCTGGCGGAGATGGGCGAACGGCCGCTGATCCTGGCGCTCGCCAACCCGGTGCCGGAGATCATGCCGGAAGCGGCGCGCAAGGCCCGGCCGGACGCCATGATCTGCACCGGGCGCTCCGACTTCCCCAACCAGGTCAACAACGTGCTGTGCTTCCCTTATATCTTCAGGGGAGCGCTCGATTGCGGCGCAACGGCCATCAACGAGGAAATGAAGATGGCGGCGGTGCGCGCCATCGCGGATCTGGCGCGCGAGGAGCCGTCGGATGTGGCGGCGCGCGCCTATTCCGAGGAGACGCCGACCTTCGGGCCGGACTATCTGATCCCCTCGCCTTTCGACCCGCGCCTGATCCTCCGGATCGCGCCGGCGGTGGCGGAAGCAGCCTCCGAAAGCGGCGTCGCCACGCGTCCGATCGCCGAGATGGACGCCTATATCGACCGGCTGAACCGCTTCGTGTTCCGCTCGGGCCTCATCATGAAGCCCGTCTTCTCGGCGGCCAAGGCAGCTGGCGCCCAGCGCGTGATCTACGCCGACGGCGAGGACGAACGCGTACTGCGCGCGGCACAGGTGGTGCGGGAGGAAGGCATCGCCACGCCGATCCTGATCGGCCGCCCGCATGTCATCGAGACACGGCTTAAACGCTACGGCCTCAAGATCAGGCCGGGAACCGATTTCGAACTGATCAACCCGGAGGACGACCCGCGCTACCGCGACTATGTCGACCTCCTGATACGGCTCGCCGGACGGCGCGGCATGACGCAGGAGGCGGCGCGCACGATGGTGCGCACCAACACGACCATCATCGCCGCGCTCGCCATGATGCGCGACGAGGCGGACGCGATGATCTGCGGACTGGAAGGCCGCTATGAGCGGCACCTGCGCAATGTCGACCTCATCATTGGCCGCAAGACGGGCGCATCCCATCTCGCGGCGTTGTCGATGCTGATCTCGCAGCGCGGCATCACCTTCTTTACCGACACCTATGTGAACATGGACCCGAGCGCGAACGAGATCGCGGAATTCACCATCCTCGCGGCGGAAGAGATCAGGCGCTTCGGGTTGGAGCCGAAGGCGGCGCTCCTGTCGCATTCCAATTTCGGCTCGAAGGATTCGCCTTCGGCGCTCAAGATGCGCGAGGCGGCGGCCATCCTGAAGCGCATAGCGCCGGACCTCGAGACCGATGGCGAGATGCATGGCGACGCGGCGCTCGACGAGAGACAGCGCCAGCGCGTCTTCCCGCATTCGACGCTTCAGGGTGAGGCGAACCTGCTCGTCTTCCCCGACCTCGACGCTGCCAACATCACGCTCAACACCGTCAAGGCGATGCTGGATGCACTGCATGTCGGGCCGATCCTGCTGGGCACCGCCCGCCCGGCCCACATCTTGACACCATCGGTCACCTCGCGCGGGGTCGTCAACATGACGGCGCTGTCGGCGGTGGAGGCCTCGCAGAAAGCAGCGGCCAAGGCATAG
- a CDS encoding 2OG-Fe(II) oxygenase — MPKYNAGKLVAALDWSAIARELNEVGVATTGQLLSAEQCTALRSLYPDDSRFRSHVVMKRHGFGEGEYKYYAHPLPEIIASLREAFYPHLAPIANEWHRRMDIDRHFPASLQAFLDECHADGQARPTPLLLKYGPGDYNCLHQDLYGEHVFPIQLVILLSEPGTDFTGGEFVMTEQRPRMQSRAEVVPLSLGHGALFTVNDRPKTGSRGDYRVKMRHGVSRVRSGGRYTTGIIFHDAA, encoded by the coding sequence ATGCCGAAATACAACGCGGGAAAGCTGGTGGCGGCGCTCGATTGGTCGGCCATTGCGCGCGAACTGAACGAGGTCGGCGTCGCGACGACCGGCCAGCTTCTGAGCGCGGAACAATGCACTGCGCTGCGCTCGCTTTACCCGGATGACAGCCGCTTTCGCAGCCACGTCGTCATGAAGCGGCACGGTTTCGGGGAGGGTGAGTACAAATATTACGCTCATCCGCTGCCGGAGATCATCGCCTCCCTCCGCGAGGCGTTCTATCCGCATCTCGCGCCGATCGCCAACGAGTGGCATCGCCGGATGGATATCGACCGCCATTTTCCCGCAAGCCTGCAGGCCTTTCTCGATGAATGCCACGCCGACGGACAGGCGCGCCCGACGCCGCTTCTGCTGAAGTACGGGCCCGGCGACTATAATTGCCTGCACCAGGATCTCTATGGCGAGCACGTCTTCCCGATCCAGCTTGTCATCCTGCTGAGCGAACCGGGCACCGATTTCACTGGCGGGGAGTTCGTCATGACCGAGCAGCGGCCACGCATGCAGTCGCGCGCGGAGGTCGTGCCGCTCTCACTTGGCCACGGCGCGCTTTTCACCGTCAACGACCGGCCGAAAACCGGTTCGCGCGGCGATTACCGGGTGAAGATGCGCCACGGCGTCAGCCGGGTCCGAAGCGGCGGGCGCTATACGACGGGCATCATCTTCCACGATGCCGCATGA
- a CDS encoding DUF3008 family protein: protein MPAKSKAQQMAAGAALSAKRGETKKSELRGASREMYDSMSEKQLEEFAETKRKGKPEHVSKKS, encoded by the coding sequence ATGCCAGCGAAATCGAAAGCGCAGCAGATGGCCGCCGGCGCAGCGCTGTCGGCCAAGCGCGGCGAGACCAAGAAGAGCGAACTCAGGGGCGCGTCGAGGGAAATGTACGATTCGATGAGCGAAAAGCAGCTTGAGGAGTTCGCGGAGACCAAGCGCAAGGGCAAGCCGGAGCACGTCTCGAAGAAGAGCTGA
- a CDS encoding SDR family oxidoreductase, whose amino-acid sequence MDLGIKGRKAIVCASSRGLGRGCAMALAEAGCDLVVNGRDEKVLSATANEIRDRFGVDVTEVAADVSSAEGQKALLAACPTPDILINNNGGPPPKPFGQIDRAAILAGVEQNMITPIELIRAVIDGMAERGFGRIVNITSLSVYQPIPGLDVSSGARAGLTAFLAGVARTVASKNVTINNILPGKFDTDRIRATLKFGAEKAGISEDEQKKRIGGTVPAGRLGTAEEFGQACAFLCSAQAGYIVGQNLILDGGFFNSAF is encoded by the coding sequence TTGGATCTGGGAATAAAGGGCCGCAAGGCAATCGTGTGTGCGTCGAGTCGCGGACTAGGACGCGGCTGTGCCATGGCGCTGGCCGAAGCCGGCTGCGACCTGGTCGTCAACGGCCGCGACGAAAAGGTGCTTTCGGCAACGGCGAACGAAATCCGCGATCGCTTCGGCGTCGACGTCACCGAGGTCGCCGCGGACGTTTCGAGCGCCGAGGGCCAGAAAGCGCTGCTTGCCGCCTGTCCGACGCCCGACATCCTCATCAACAACAATGGCGGACCGCCGCCGAAGCCCTTCGGCCAGATCGACCGTGCCGCGATCCTTGCCGGCGTCGAGCAGAATATGATCACCCCGATCGAGCTCATCCGCGCCGTCATCGACGGCATGGCGGAACGTGGTTTCGGGCGGATCGTGAACATCACCTCGCTGTCGGTCTATCAGCCGATCCCGGGCCTCGACGTTTCCTCCGGGGCACGCGCCGGGCTGACTGCGTTCCTCGCCGGCGTTGCCCGCACGGTGGCGTCGAAGAACGTGACGATCAACAACATCCTGCCGGGCAAGTTCGATACCGACCGCATCCGCGCCACGCTGAAATTCGGCGCGGAAAAGGCCGGAATATCCGAGGACGAGCAGAAGAAACGGATCGGAGGAACCGTCCCGGCCGGGCGGCTCGGCACCGCTGAGGAGTTCGGGCAGGCTTGCGCCTTCCTTTGCTCGGCGCAGGCGGGCTATATCGTCGGCCAGAACCTGATCCTGGACGGCGGCTTCTTCAACAGCGCGTTCTGA